One genomic region from Haloterrigena gelatinilytica encodes:
- a CDS encoding HalOD1 output domain-containing protein yields the protein MTEGDGDSVDTTCRRSPSRTVIEAVAEAEGVPTEELRPPTYASLHDIVDPEALDSLFAPRSNGTPRSDGEVSFPYCGYHVTVEADGSITLEETDDRTE from the coding sequence ATGACGGAGGGGGACGGCGATAGCGTCGACACCACGTGTCGGAGATCGCCAAGCCGGACAGTTATCGAAGCCGTCGCCGAAGCCGAGGGTGTACCGACCGAGGAGCTCCGGCCGCCGACGTACGCATCGCTCCACGACATCGTCGATCCGGAAGCGCTGGACTCGCTCTTCGCGCCGCGCTCGAACGGGACGCCACGATCCGACGGGGAGGTCTCGTTCCCGTACTGTGGCTACCACGTCACCGTCGAGGCCGACGGATCGATAACGCTCGAGGAAACGGACGATCGAACCGAGTAG
- a CDS encoding pyridoxamine 5'-phosphate oxidase family protein — protein sequence MRVRGSLSPARITDLLEDATIPIRLACRTPEDNLWMCSLWYRLERTEADEPANGETDGGWRLRCATAASADIVSFLEADPRVAFEVSTNQPPYAGVRGRGAVSIDPDPEKETLRDLLERYLGDTESQLAGALLDEDREEVTTTIEPAVVYGWDFAERMADVEATDSS from the coding sequence ATGCGAGTACGCGGGAGTCTCTCACCGGCGAGGATCACCGACCTCCTCGAGGACGCAACGATTCCGATCCGACTGGCCTGTCGAACGCCCGAGGACAACCTCTGGATGTGCTCGCTGTGGTACCGACTCGAGCGAACAGAGGCCGACGAGCCCGCGAACGGCGAGACCGACGGCGGGTGGCGGCTCCGGTGTGCCACCGCGGCGTCCGCAGATATCGTCTCCTTTCTCGAGGCCGATCCCCGGGTCGCCTTCGAGGTGTCGACGAACCAGCCGCCGTACGCGGGCGTCAGGGGTCGCGGGGCCGTTTCGATCGACCCCGACCCGGAGAAGGAGACGCTTCGGGACCTCCTCGAGCGGTATCTCGGCGATACGGAGTCGCAACTGGCCGGGGCGTTACTGGACGAGGATCGCGAGGAGGTGACGACCACGATCGAGCCGGCGGTGGTATACGGCTGGGACTTCGCGGAGCGGATGGCGGACGTCGAGGCGACGGACTCGTCGTGA
- a CDS encoding DUF420 domain-containing protein, with protein sequence MATADARRRLREQPIGATILLTIVGYTLVLGTFLLDVPIYPDLSLEQVNLLTDLIAVNNAIATLLLVAGWYWIRAGEIAKHRLAMIAAFGLILVFLVLYLLKVGGGGTKHFEGPQLVKYAYLLMLAVHILLSIVSVPVVLFALILGLTHTPAELRRTAHARIGRIAAGAWILSLVLGVVTNLMLNHIYGYEFGIVLAPLL encoded by the coding sequence ATGGCAACCGCCGACGCGAGACGACGGCTTCGAGAGCAGCCGATCGGCGCCACGATCCTCCTGACGATCGTCGGCTACACGCTCGTCCTCGGAACGTTCCTCCTCGACGTCCCGATCTATCCGGATCTCTCCCTCGAGCAGGTCAACCTGCTCACCGACCTGATCGCGGTCAACAACGCGATCGCGACGCTCCTCCTGGTCGCGGGCTGGTACTGGATCCGGGCCGGCGAGATCGCGAAACACCGGCTCGCGATGATCGCCGCGTTCGGACTGATCCTCGTGTTTCTGGTCCTCTATCTCCTCAAAGTCGGCGGCGGCGGCACCAAACACTTCGAGGGACCGCAACTGGTGAAGTACGCCTACCTGCTCATGCTCGCCGTCCACATCCTCCTCTCGATCGTCTCGGTCCCGGTCGTGCTGTTCGCGCTGATCCTCGGACTGACGCACACGCCCGCGGAACTCCGCCGGACGGCCCACGCGCGGATCGGCCGCATCGCCGCGGGCGCGTGGATCCTGAGCCTCGTGCTCGGCGTCGTCACCAACCTGATGCTCAACCACATCTACGGCTACGAGTTCGGCATCGTGCTCGCCCCGCTGCTCTGA
- a CDS encoding leucine--tRNA ligase: MTTHYDHAQVQEFWQYVWERDDVYELPADADDPTYVLGMFPYTSGTLHMGHVRNYAITDAYARYRRMQGDDVLHPMGWDAFGLPAENAAFERKTDPESWTQACIRRMRDELETMGFGYDWSREVTTCEPEYYRWNQWFFKRLYEEDLVEYEGASVNWCPDCETVLAAAQVEEREIERSEISEGASGDAASREVERSETSDRESDETASRDTERVCWRCETPVGRRELDQWFFTITDYAEELHDGLDDLEGWPDGVREIQRNWIGRQEGARIGFEVAGAAGDAETASDEAGTATTTVDVFSTRPETVYGATYLAVSPGHDLADELAAEDDDVAAYVEDVRERDPGEVGFSGVETDATATHPLTGAELPVYVAGYVLEDVGTGAVMGVPAHNERDHAFALEHDLPIEGVVAPKDASVDVDLESDAYTGEGILENSGEYSGLESETARERLLEEVAAIEDDVTYRLRDWLISRQRYWGTPIPVVHCDDCGRVPVPDEDLPIELPEFVRTTGNPLDAAEEWKQTTCPDCGGPAERETDTMDTFVDSSWYFLRFLSPGLEDAPFDAELADDWLPVDVYVGGEEHAILHLLYTRFFTKALADLGLLERREPIRELKSQGTVLYDGEKMSSSKGNVVAPQEYGAETTRLFVLSAAHPEQDFEWTANNVRGAYELQQDLYGMASAFVEEGDTRVKRRPHDGYLAREIDRTIVAVTDEYERFRFHRAATEIRELARLLRRYREYDRPHGEVYRRGLLTLSALIAPMAPHLGEECWNKLRGEGLVVEADWPAPESDVEDYRRERRLVETTLADVRDIVDTAAIDDPERIDLVVAQDWKYETIRLLRDDVDSIEGTGTESLVDRVLEAGVDAERETVAPFVADLLARGDHTELEEVSDAASERSILERSAWLVTDEFDADVTVRQATDGDELAEAARPGKPAIHIS, translated from the coding sequence ATGACGACGCACTACGATCACGCGCAGGTCCAGGAGTTCTGGCAGTACGTCTGGGAGCGCGACGACGTCTACGAGCTCCCGGCGGACGCCGACGACCCCACGTACGTCCTCGGGATGTTCCCCTACACGTCGGGGACGCTCCACATGGGCCACGTGCGCAACTACGCGATCACCGACGCCTACGCGCGCTACCGGCGGATGCAGGGCGACGACGTGCTCCACCCGATGGGGTGGGACGCCTTCGGGCTGCCCGCCGAGAACGCCGCGTTCGAGCGCAAGACCGACCCCGAGTCCTGGACGCAGGCGTGTATCCGTCGCATGCGCGACGAACTCGAGACCATGGGCTTCGGCTACGACTGGTCCCGGGAGGTCACGACCTGCGAGCCGGAGTACTACCGGTGGAACCAGTGGTTCTTCAAGCGGCTCTACGAGGAGGATCTCGTCGAGTACGAGGGCGCGTCGGTCAACTGGTGTCCCGACTGCGAGACCGTTCTCGCGGCGGCCCAGGTGGAGGAACGCGAGATCGAACGCAGCGAGATCTCGGAAGGAGCGAGCGGCGACGCCGCGAGCCGCGAGGTCGAGCGCAGCGAGACCTCGGATAGGGAGAGCGATGAAACCGCGAGCCGCGACACCGAGCGCGTCTGCTGGCGCTGCGAGACGCCCGTCGGCCGGCGCGAACTCGACCAGTGGTTCTTCACGATCACCGACTACGCCGAGGAACTTCACGACGGACTGGACGACCTCGAGGGGTGGCCCGACGGCGTCCGCGAGATCCAGCGCAACTGGATCGGCCGACAGGAGGGCGCGCGGATCGGATTCGAAGTCGCCGGTGCCGCCGGCGACGCCGAGACCGCCAGCGATGAGGCCGGCACCGCGACGACTACCGTCGACGTCTTCAGCACCCGACCGGAGACGGTCTACGGCGCGACCTACCTCGCGGTCTCGCCCGGTCACGACCTCGCCGACGAACTCGCCGCCGAGGACGACGACGTCGCGGCGTACGTCGAGGACGTCCGCGAACGGGACCCCGGCGAGGTCGGCTTCTCGGGCGTCGAAACCGACGCGACCGCGACCCACCCGCTCACCGGCGCGGAGCTCCCCGTCTACGTCGCCGGCTACGTCTTAGAAGACGTCGGGACCGGCGCCGTGATGGGCGTCCCCGCGCACAACGAGCGCGACCACGCGTTCGCGCTCGAGCACGACCTACCGATCGAGGGCGTCGTCGCGCCGAAGGACGCGAGCGTCGACGTCGACCTCGAGTCGGACGCCTACACCGGCGAGGGAATCCTCGAGAACAGCGGCGAGTACAGCGGGCTCGAGAGCGAGACCGCCCGCGAACGGCTCCTCGAGGAGGTCGCGGCCATCGAGGACGACGTCACCTACCGCCTGCGCGACTGGCTGATCTCCCGCCAGCGGTACTGGGGGACGCCGATTCCGGTCGTCCACTGCGACGACTGCGGCCGCGTGCCGGTGCCCGACGAGGACCTGCCGATCGAGTTGCCGGAGTTCGTCCGAACGACCGGGAACCCGTTGGACGCCGCCGAGGAGTGGAAGCAGACGACCTGTCCCGACTGCGGCGGCCCGGCCGAGCGGGAGACCGACACGATGGACACCTTCGTCGATTCCTCGTGGTACTTCCTGCGCTTTCTCTCGCCCGGCCTCGAGGACGCCCCCTTCGACGCCGAACTGGCCGACGACTGGCTGCCGGTCGACGTCTACGTCGGCGGCGAGGAACACGCCATCCTCCACCTGCTCTACACGCGCTTCTTCACGAAGGCGCTGGCCGATCTGGGGCTGCTCGAGCGACGCGAGCCCATTCGGGAGCTCAAGAGCCAGGGGACGGTGCTGTACGACGGCGAGAAGATGTCGAGTTCGAAGGGCAACGTCGTCGCGCCCCAGGAGTACGGCGCGGAGACGACGCGGCTGTTCGTCCTCTCGGCGGCCCACCCCGAACAGGACTTCGAGTGGACCGCGAACAACGTCCGCGGCGCCTACGAACTCCAGCAGGACCTCTACGGGATGGCCTCGGCGTTCGTCGAGGAGGGCGACACGCGCGTCAAGCGCCGCCCCCACGACGGCTATCTCGCCCGCGAGATCGACCGCACGATCGTCGCGGTCACCGACGAGTACGAGCGATTCCGCTTCCACCGAGCCGCCACTGAGATCCGAGAACTGGCGCGGCTGCTCCGCCGGTACCGGGAGTACGACCGCCCCCACGGCGAGGTCTATCGGCGGGGACTGCTGACGCTTTCGGCGCTGATCGCGCCGATGGCGCCCCACCTCGGCGAGGAGTGCTGGAACAAGCTCCGCGGCGAGGGACTGGTCGTCGAGGCCGACTGGCCCGCGCCCGAGAGCGACGTCGAGGACTACCGACGCGAGCGCCGGCTGGTCGAGACGACGCTCGCGGACGTCCGGGACATCGTCGACACCGCGGCGATCGACGACCCCGAGCGGATCGACCTCGTCGTCGCCCAGGACTGGAAGTACGAGACGATCCGGCTGCTCCGCGACGACGTCGACTCGATCGAGGGAACGGGTACCGAGTCGCTCGTCGATCGCGTCCTCGAGGCCGGAGTCGACGCGGAGCGCGAGACCGTCGCCCCGTTCGTGGCAGACCTGCTGGCTCGCGGCGATCACACGGAACTCGAGGAGGTCTCCGACGCCGCGTCGGAACGCTCGATCCTCGAGCGAAGCGCCTGGCTGGTCACCGACGAGTTCGACGCCGACGTCACCGTGCGTCAGGCGACCGACGGCGACGAACTGGCGGAGGCGGCGCGGCCGGGCAAGCCGGCGATTCACATCAGTTAA
- a CDS encoding J domain-containing protein gives MESHYEVLGLSPTADEREVRRAYRTLLKEHHPDQGGSRERFLQIKEAYEALVGERPPTDPEADDDATSRVGDGSTPTASDPTYDPDLADVDDPGHQALSVDGEQLSLTLAGLVQHVSLERLVDGVPAATDRTVAFFRVRNTGSTTISWDGAANAGFIGDDGFLYQGSNIVSPHADRLPERWSVSAAEIDPGRALDAAVIAQELPADVTVEQVVYTHHAGGDGAGADADTERYLFELRPLVRERLNRLPYRR, from the coding sequence ATGGAGAGCCACTACGAGGTCCTCGGGCTCTCGCCGACCGCCGACGAACGCGAGGTGCGGCGAGCCTACAGGACGCTGCTGAAGGAACACCATCCCGATCAGGGTGGCTCTCGAGAACGGTTTCTCCAGATCAAGGAGGCCTACGAGGCGCTCGTGGGCGAACGACCGCCGACCGATCCGGAAGCGGACGACGACGCGACCTCGCGCGTCGGGGACGGGTCGACGCCGACGGCGAGCGATCCGACGTACGATCCGGATCTCGCCGACGTCGACGACCCCGGACACCAGGCCCTCTCCGTCGACGGCGAGCAACTCAGCCTGACGCTCGCGGGACTCGTCCAGCACGTCTCCCTCGAGCGACTCGTGGACGGCGTCCCGGCGGCGACCGACCGGACGGTCGCGTTCTTCCGCGTCCGGAACACGGGCTCGACGACGATTTCCTGGGACGGCGCGGCGAACGCGGGTTTCATCGGCGACGACGGCTTCCTCTACCAGGGGTCGAATATCGTGTCGCCCCACGCGGATCGGCTGCCGGAGCGGTGGAGCGTGTCCGCCGCCGAGATCGATCCCGGCCGGGCGCTCGACGCCGCCGTCATCGCGCAGGAGCTCCCCGCGGACGTGACCGTCGAGCAGGTCGTGTACACCCACCACGCCGGCGGGGACGGGGCGGGGGCGGACGCGGACACCGAACGCTACCTCTTCGAACTGCGACCGCTCGTCCGCGAACGACTCAATCGCCTCCCCTACCGCCGCTAG
- a CDS encoding ABC transporter ATP-binding protein gives MSAVVDATDLEKTYGETTALSGASLSVSAGEVFALIGPNGAGKTTLVRALTGTTEPDSGAARVLGESPAAIDRDRLGVLPQDFSPPDRLSARELLDYYAGLYDDPRDPDDVLADVGLADAGDTWYEDLSGGQQRRVCVGATLVNDPDVLFLDEPTTGIDPAGRRTVWRLIEDLADAGTTVLLTTHDMAEAERLADRVGLLADGAVVARGTPAELVAEHGGSSRLTIATTATPEAFDGLEYPVERPARGRGPRGARADGALVVRDVGPAEIGTVVDYLEDRGLEYSGLTWAEPDLEDVYLALADATERDRTGRAGGNGDGEADADDLARAGETA, from the coding sequence ATGTCTGCCGTAGTCGACGCGACGGACCTCGAGAAGACGTACGGCGAGACGACGGCGCTGTCGGGGGCGTCGCTCTCCGTCTCCGCCGGCGAGGTCTTCGCGCTGATCGGTCCGAACGGGGCCGGGAAGACGACGCTCGTGCGCGCGCTGACCGGGACGACCGAGCCCGATTCCGGCGCGGCTCGCGTGCTCGGCGAGTCGCCGGCGGCGATCGACCGGGACCGGCTCGGCGTCCTCCCGCAGGATTTCTCGCCGCCGGATCGCCTGAGCGCCCGCGAACTCCTCGACTACTACGCGGGGCTGTACGACGACCCCCGCGACCCCGACGACGTCCTCGCCGACGTCGGCCTCGCGGACGCCGGCGACACCTGGTACGAGGACCTCTCGGGCGGCCAGCAGCGTCGGGTCTGCGTCGGCGCGACGCTGGTCAACGATCCCGACGTGCTCTTTCTGGACGAGCCCACGACCGGGATCGATCCCGCCGGCCGGCGCACCGTCTGGCGGCTGATCGAGGACCTCGCCGACGCGGGGACGACCGTCCTGTTGACGACCCACGACATGGCCGAGGCCGAGCGGCTGGCCGACCGCGTGGGCCTGCTCGCCGACGGCGCCGTCGTCGCCCGCGGCACCCCCGCGGAACTCGTCGCCGAACACGGCGGCTCGAGCCGGCTCACGATCGCGACGACGGCGACTCCCGAGGCCTTCGACGGACTCGAGTATCCGGTCGAACGGCCGGCCCGCGGTCGCGGTCCTCGCGGCGCCCGAGCGGACGGCGCGCTCGTCGTCCGCGACGTCGGTCCCGCCGAAATCGGGACCGTCGTCGACTACCTCGAGGACCGCGGCCTCGAGTACTCCGGGCTGACGTGGGCCGAACCCGACCTGGAGGACGTCTACCTCGCGCTGGCCGACGCGACGGAACGCGACCGAACCGGCCGGGCCGGCGGGAACGGCGACGGCGAAGCGGACGCCGACGATCTCGCTCGCGCGGGTGAGACGGCGTGA
- a CDS encoding MFS transporter, translating to MRTDGGSAPDGGSNAVRGADSSGPGFYRGWRVVAGGFVGALVVFGLSYAFGVFLEPIQRELGLSRSGVSVVFSLQTVVIYLAAAVLGVLADRFGVRRLLSAGAAVLAVGGLWTSRADTYAGLLVAYGVCTAVGLGAIYVVSYATVPRWFGRRRGLATGIATAGLGIGMVALAPAASALVAALGWRLAILALVLVSAAAVAGVVPLFADDPSSSDAPVDAEREFPDGVPDREPPDWDAYRRELAAVALSRPFLLVFAGWVLVYATLYVVLVHVVPHASDAGLGDGTGATAIAVVGATTAVARIGIGGLADRLGRVRTFVACSAVMGLSTLWLPLAGSAIGLYAFAVVFGVAYGGNGALLSPLTVDLFGSANPNAIFGLVSLSFAVSGSIAPWLAGLTYDLTGTYTPAFVGAGLAGLVGSILIAGADASLETDS from the coding sequence ATGCGAACCGACGGCGGCTCGGCCCCCGACGGCGGATCGAACGCCGTCCGCGGCGCCGACTCGAGCGGGCCCGGCTTCTACCGCGGCTGGCGCGTCGTCGCCGGCGGCTTCGTCGGCGCGCTCGTCGTCTTCGGGCTCTCCTACGCGTTCGGCGTCTTCCTCGAGCCGATCCAGCGGGAGCTCGGCCTCTCCCGGTCGGGCGTCTCCGTCGTCTTTTCCCTGCAGACGGTCGTCATCTACCTCGCGGCGGCGGTCCTGGGAGTGCTCGCCGACCGGTTCGGCGTGCGACGTCTGCTGTCGGCCGGCGCGGCCGTCCTCGCGGTCGGAGGCCTCTGGACGAGCCGCGCCGACACCTACGCGGGCCTCCTCGTCGCCTACGGCGTCTGTACCGCGGTCGGTCTCGGCGCCATCTACGTCGTCTCGTACGCGACCGTCCCGCGGTGGTTCGGCCGCCGTCGCGGCCTCGCGACGGGCATCGCGACCGCCGGACTCGGGATCGGAATGGTCGCGCTCGCACCCGCCGCGAGCGCGCTCGTGGCCGCGCTGGGGTGGCGGCTCGCGATCCTCGCGCTCGTCCTCGTCTCCGCGGCCGCCGTCGCCGGCGTCGTGCCGCTGTTCGCCGACGATCCGTCCTCGAGCGACGCTCCCGTCGACGCCGAGCGGGAGTTTCCCGACGGCGTTCCGGACCGGGAGCCGCCCGACTGGGACGCGTACCGGCGCGAACTCGCCGCGGTCGCGCTCTCCCGTCCGTTCCTGCTGGTGTTCGCGGGCTGGGTGCTCGTGTACGCGACGCTGTACGTCGTGCTCGTCCACGTCGTCCCCCACGCGAGCGACGCCGGACTCGGCGACGGGACGGGCGCGACGGCCATCGCCGTCGTCGGCGCGACCACGGCCGTCGCGCGGATCGGGATCGGCGGACTCGCCGATCGGCTGGGCCGCGTCCGGACGTTCGTCGCGTGTTCGGCCGTCATGGGCCTCTCGACGCTGTGGCTCCCGCTCGCCGGCTCCGCGATCGGACTGTACGCCTTCGCGGTCGTCTTCGGCGTCGCCTACGGCGGCAACGGCGCGCTGCTCTCGCCGCTCACGGTCGACCTCTTCGGATCGGCGAACCCGAACGCGATCTTCGGACTCGTCTCGCTGTCGTTCGCCGTGTCGGGGTCGATCGCGCCGTGGCTCGCCGGGCTCACGTACGATCTCACCGGGACGTACACGCCCGCGTTCGTCGGCGCGGGACTCGCGGGACTGGTCGGCTCGATACTAATTGCGGGCGCCGACGCGAGTCTCGAAACCGACTCGTGA
- a CDS encoding short-chain fatty acid transporter, with the protein MSAPVESEPRGTVIERAGEGIADVVERWMPSPFLFAIILSYVVFVVGMVVEGQGPTEMVGFWYDGFWSFLTFAMQMVLIIMTGFVIAYHPRVNDALQWLATFPDSGRQAVVLVGVVSMALAWIHWGLSLVVGAIFAREMGKAAYRRDIDVHYPLLCVAGYMGLGLTWHWGLSGSAPLLLATPGNEFVELGVVDDTVGTSATIFSTYALALTGLSIVFAAIVLYLLSPSPERSRDISAYVSEDELLEAKPGTEPTTDESDDLAVDGGSPATDSTGETDARLPAEKIDNSRLLGGVIALTGVAVVAWQFYSQGLDALNLNVLNFAFLFVGLAIYTRPMAYRDRFGEASEAAAGIILLFPFFAGIQGMMAGSGLAETIATGLLAVSTPETFPVIAWITGAIVNFFVPSGGGEWIVLGPSVLEAAHELGIETGHATMAYAVGDAHTNLANPFWALPLLAITDIRAREMFGYAVAMLLALIPFLTIALYVLPY; encoded by the coding sequence ATGTCCGCACCGGTGGAGTCGGAGCCGCGTGGCACCGTCATCGAACGAGCGGGGGAGGGGATCGCGGACGTCGTCGAACGGTGGATGCCGAGTCCGTTCCTGTTCGCGATCATCCTGTCGTACGTCGTCTTCGTCGTCGGCATGGTCGTCGAGGGGCAGGGACCGACGGAGATGGTCGGCTTCTGGTACGACGGGTTCTGGTCGTTCCTGACCTTCGCGATGCAGATGGTGCTGATCATCATGACCGGGTTCGTGATCGCGTACCATCCGCGGGTCAACGACGCGCTCCAGTGGCTGGCGACGTTTCCCGACAGCGGCCGACAGGCCGTCGTCCTCGTCGGCGTCGTCTCGATGGCGCTGGCCTGGATCCACTGGGGACTGAGCCTCGTCGTCGGGGCCATCTTCGCTCGAGAGATGGGCAAGGCCGCGTATCGACGGGACATCGACGTCCACTATCCGCTGCTCTGCGTGGCCGGCTACATGGGGCTGGGCCTCACCTGGCACTGGGGGCTGTCGGGCTCCGCCCCGCTCCTGCTGGCGACGCCGGGCAACGAGTTCGTCGAACTCGGCGTCGTCGACGACACCGTCGGCACGTCCGCGACCATCTTCAGCACGTACGCGCTCGCGCTCACCGGCCTGTCGATCGTCTTCGCGGCGATCGTGCTCTACCTGCTGTCGCCCTCGCCGGAGCGCTCCCGGGACATCTCCGCGTACGTCTCCGAGGACGAACTGCTCGAGGCGAAGCCGGGGACGGAGCCGACGACCGACGAGTCGGACGATCTCGCGGTCGACGGCGGCTCGCCCGCGACCGACTCGACCGGGGAAACCGACGCCCGGCTCCCGGCCGAGAAAATCGATAACAGTCGACTGCTGGGCGGCGTCATCGCGCTGACCGGCGTCGCCGTGGTCGCCTGGCAATTCTATTCGCAGGGGCTCGACGCGCTGAACCTGAACGTTCTGAACTTCGCGTTCCTCTTCGTCGGGCTGGCGATCTACACGCGACCGATGGCCTACCGGGACCGGTTCGGCGAGGCGTCCGAGGCCGCCGCCGGTATCATCCTGCTGTTCCCCTTCTTCGCGGGGATCCAGGGGATGATGGCCGGCTCCGGCCTCGCGGAGACGATCGCCACCGGGCTGCTCGCCGTCTCGACGCCGGAGACGTTCCCGGTCATCGCGTGGATCACCGGCGCGATCGTCAACTTCTTCGTCCCCTCCGGCGGCGGCGAGTGGATCGTCCTCGGCCCCTCGGTCCTCGAGGCGGCCCACGAACTGGGGATCGAGACCGGCCACGCGACGATGGCCTACGCGGTCGGCGACGCCCACACCAATCTGGCGAACCCGTTCTGGGCGCTGCCGCTGCTGGCGATCACGGACATCCGGGCCCGCGAGATGTTCGGCTACGCGGTCGCGATGTTGCTCGCGCTGATCCCGTTCCTGACGATCGCGCTGTACGTCCTACCCTACTGA
- a CDS encoding ABC transporter permease encodes MTRVGRVRAATGAGWRSFVRRRTAVFFTFFFPVILIAIFGALVQTDPTGGGLFTEPAAYYVPGYLAVVVLFTPLSRMGSEVARHREGNRFEKLATTPLTRGEWLLAQTAVNAVIIGLASLLILAMVVVLTGAEIAFSPLLVPYILVGVVAFCGVGAMLGSYTDSQDGAVAASNAIGLPLLFLSETFVSLEQLPGWFEPLVNLSPLTYFARGVRAATYADADVAGVAGVDPALSNLAVLAVVAAVAFALGARSIPRTD; translated from the coding sequence GTGACTCGGGTCGGTCGCGTTCGCGCGGCGACGGGCGCGGGCTGGCGGTCGTTCGTCCGCCGCCGGACGGCGGTCTTCTTCACGTTCTTCTTCCCGGTGATCCTGATCGCCATCTTCGGCGCGCTCGTCCAGACGGATCCGACGGGCGGGGGGCTGTTCACGGAGCCGGCGGCCTACTACGTGCCGGGCTACCTCGCCGTCGTCGTGCTCTTCACGCCGCTGTCGCGGATGGGCAGCGAGGTCGCGCGCCACCGCGAGGGGAACCGCTTCGAGAAGCTCGCGACGACGCCGTTGACCCGCGGCGAGTGGCTGCTCGCCCAGACCGCCGTCAACGCCGTGATCATCGGTCTGGCGAGCCTGCTGATCCTCGCGATGGTGGTCGTCCTGACGGGCGCCGAAATCGCGTTCTCGCCGCTGCTGGTCCCCTACATCCTCGTCGGCGTCGTCGCCTTCTGCGGCGTCGGCGCGATGCTGGGCAGCTACACCGACTCCCAGGACGGCGCCGTCGCCGCCAGCAACGCCATCGGCCTTCCGCTGCTCTTCCTCTCCGAGACGTTCGTCTCGCTCGAGCAGCTTCCCGGCTGGTTCGAGCCGCTGGTGAACCTCTCGCCGCTGACCTACTTCGCCCGCGGCGTCCGTGCGGCGACGTACGCCGACGCCGACGTCGCCGGGGTGGCCGGCGTCGACCCGGCGCTGTCGAACCTCGCCGTGCTGGCGGTCGTCGCCGCGGTCGCGTTCGCCCTCGGCGCGCGGTCGATCCCGCGGACGGACTGA